The Methanosarcinales archaeon genome includes the window GAGGTATCGGTAAGAACGATGTCAGGCGTGGCGATGTATGCGGACCGGCAGCTAAACCACCAACAGTGGCCGAGGAATTCCAGGCACAGATCGTGGTGCTCCAGCATCCGTCTGCAATTACAGCAGGTTATACCCCGGTATTCCACTGCCATACAGCCCAGACAGCATGCACTCTGATGAACATTGACAAGAAACTTGATCCCAAGACCGGTGAAGTGAAAGAAGAGAACGCAACCTTCATCAAGACCGGAGATGCAGCTATTGTGACCGTAAAGCCTTCCAGGCCTATGGTTATCGAGAATGTAAAAGAGATCCCACAGTTGGGACGCTTTGCTATTCGTGATATGGGCCAGACCGTTGCAGCAGGTATGGTCATAAGTATCAAGGCGAGGCCCTAAGGGTCTCACCCCTTTTTTTTATTTCCGGAGATTTAATTAATGGCACAAAAAGCAAGGATCCGTTTAACAGGTACAAGTCCAGATACCCTGGATAAAGTATGTAATCAGGTGAAAAGTATAGCAACTAAAACAGGTGTAGCAATAGCGGGTCCAGTTCCCCTTCCTACAAAGAAACTTGTGGTACCAACACTGAAAAGCCCTGATGGGGAAGGTACGTCTACCTGGGACCACTGGGAAATGAGGGTACATAAAAGATTAATTGACCTTGATGCAGATGAGCGAGCCCTCAGGCAGCTTATGCGTATACAGGTACCTAAAGACATCAGCATAGAGATTGTGCTGACAACATAGCGGTTTTTTTTTAGATTATATGGGTCAGCCATATAATCCAAATACATTCAGGAAGACCTAACATTTATGATTCTTCCTCTCCTTAGATTAGATGGTGAATAAGCGTGATTATAAGTTTTCAAGTGAAAGAGATCGATTCTAAAACATTTGTCGGTGCAGAAGGTGCCAGACAGCATAAGAGTATTAATATTAATTTTGATATCAATATCAAGAATCCCACTTTGGTGGAACAAAAAACACCGTTTGGTGAAAAGCAGATCATAAGGCTGGAGTATGCCCTGGCAATTAATTACATGAATCCCAATATAGGCTATATCAGGTTCGAGGGTTCCACTGATTATTACCAGGAGGGAGATCTGGAAGAGATACACAAGCAGTGGACCTCAGGGTCCGCACCATCGAATGTCCAGAACGAAGTTGCCAATACTATGGTAAGTAACCTGGCACCTCTGGCACTAACCATCTCAAAGACCCTGGGATTGCCGCCTGCAGTTCCTTTGCCTGCCGTGAACTTCGAGGGTAAACAGCAGAAGAAGAAACAACCGGACGCTCCTACCCATTATCACGGATAATTTCATTCTTTTATCAATTCCAGCACAAATCTTTCGATCTCATCCCTGACCTGCCTGTATTTTTCCACAGGCTGACCGATGGGGTCCTCCAATCCCCAGTCAATGAAATCCTTAAGATACACCACCGGGCAGGCCACCCCGCAGCCCATGGAGATAAGGATATCATAATCCTTGAGCGCACTTTCCGCAGGTAAATCTCAAAAGTGAATCTTATAGTTAAACATTTAATCATGTCGGTTAATAGCGGTTTTCAAAATATGCTTGAAAATGGTTTAGAATTATGTATGTCAATTTTCTACCGAAGTTTGCAAATTGTATACTAAAACAGGATCTCTCCAATATTGAGTGGGTGAATATTGTCATCTCACCATGTGCATATATATGAACAGTATAAATATAATATACGATATATATTAAAAACCGGCTTCAGGAAAAATGTTAAATATCTGCATATACCTGCGGAAAGTGCGATTAAATTCATGTGTAGTGAATAAAATTTTAGATGTAAGGGGTGAAAACGAAGGATAACTTTAAGGGGGGGGTGGGGAATTCTAGACCGCCATAAATGGGGATTTTTACATCGCCGTTGACAGTTACTTACATTACGGTTCCAGAGA containing:
- a CDS encoding 30S ribosomal protein S10, producing the protein MAQKARIRLTGTSPDTLDKVCNQVKSIATKTGVAIAGPVPLPTKKLVVPTLKSPDGEGTSTWDHWEMRVHKRLIDLDADERALRQLMRIQVPKDISIEIVLTT